The following coding sequences are from one Scomber scombrus chromosome 20, fScoSco1.1, whole genome shotgun sequence window:
- the LOC134002609 gene encoding kinesin-1 heavy chain-like, whose translation MTDAAAETTIKVVCRFRPLNSSELARGDKYIPKFQGEDCVVIAGKPYNFDRVFGSSTTQVQFYNAVAQKIVRDVLEGYNGTIFAYGQTSSGKTHTMEGKLHDADMMGITPRIVEDIFNYIYSMDENLEFHIKVSYFEVYLDKIRDLLDVKKNNLSVHEDKNRVPYVKGCTERFVCSPDEVLDAIDEGKNNRIVAVTNMNEHSSRSHSIFLINIKQENTQTEQKLTGKLYLVDLAGSEKVGKTGAEGTVLDEAKMINKSLSALGNVISALAEGSTYVPYRDSKMTRILQDSLGGNCRTTMVICCSPSAFNDAETRSTLLFGQRAKTIKNSVSLNMELTAEQWKSKWEKEKEKNKTLRNTVTWLENELNRWRQGESVPVTEQFDKEKAKAEVQALETATNNDKTPPPKPALTTVPGVQLTDAEKAKYEAEMAKLYKELDDKDEEINQQSQMVEKLNEQILDQEELLASTQQGHNTLQTELKRLLAENEASKEEVKEVLQALEELAVNYDQKSQEVEDKAQEFEALSEELNQKSNCLTSIDSELQKLKEMTNHQKKRVTEMMSSLLKDLAEIGIAVGRNDIKQQESTGLIDEEFTVARLYISKMKSEVKTMVKRSKQLESSQAESSQKMEGTERDLTACQLRISQHEAKIKSLTESLQNVEQKKRHLEENVDFLNTEIVRIKAQENVNAMEMENEIQSANEVKEAVEKQIQTHREAHQKQISSLRDDLDSKEKVITELQDQNQEIMLEQERLKVEHDKLKAADQEKSRQLQELTVMQDRREQAKQDLKGLEETVARELQTLHNLRRLFVQDLSARLKKNAKMDSEDSDVTAAQKQKIVFLENNLEQLTKVHKQLVRDNADLQSEIPKMEKRLRATAERVKAMEGALKEAKESAARERKRHQEEVERIREASKPKNMGRRASIAKPIRPGQLLGASPLLSGRSNLINNQSAGISE comes from the exons CGAAATTTCAAGGGGAAGACTGTGTGGTGATTGCG GGTAAACCATACAACTTTGACAGGGTCTTCGGGTCCAGTACGACTCAGGTGCAGTTCTACAATGCTGTGGCTCAGAAGATTGTCAGAG ATGTTCTTGAGGGCTACAACGGCACTATATTTGCCTACGGGCAGACATCTTCAGGCAAAACGCACACAATGGAG GGGAAACTCCATGATGCTGACATGATGGGAATCACCCCCAGAATTGTTGAAGACATTTTCAACTACATTTATTCCATGGATGAGAACCTGGAGTTTCATATTAAA gtTTCCTATTTTGAAGTCTATTTGGACAAAATCAGGGACCTGTTGGATG TCAAAAAGAACAACCTTTCTGTGCACGAGGACAAAAACAGGGTGCCCTATGTCAAG GGGTGTACCGAGCGTTTTGTGTGCAGTCCTGATGAGGTCTTGGACGCCATAGACGAGGGCAAAAACAACAGAATCGTGGCTGTCACAA acatgAACGAGCACAGTTCCAGGAGTCACAGCATCTTCCTCATCAACATCAAGCAGGAGAACACTCAGACCGAACAGAAACTTACCGGCAAGCTCTACCTCGTTGACCTGGCTGGAAGTGAAAAA GTGGGTAAAACTGGAGCAGAGGGCACAGTGCTGGATGAAGCCAAGATGATCAACAAGTCACTGTCTGCACTTGGAAATGTGATTTCAGCTCTGGCAGAGGGCTCG ACCTACGTGCCGTACAGAGACAGTAAGATGACCAGGATCCTGCAGGACTCCCTGGGAGGCAACTGTCGGACCACCATGGTCATCTGCTGCTCGCCGTCTGCTTTCAACGATGCTGAGACCAGGTCAACGCTGCTGTTTGGACAGAG GGCAAAAACCATCAAGAATTCAGTGTCTCTGAACATGGAGCTGACCGCAGAGCAGTGGAAGAGCAagtgggagaaagagaaggagaagaacaaGACGCTAAGGAACACCGTCACCTGGCTGGAGAACGAGCTCAATCGCTGGAGGCAAG GAGAGAGCGTGCCAGTGACTGAACAGTTTGACAAGGAAAAGGCCAAAGCAGAGGTGCAGGCGCTGGAGACCGCTACGAACAATGACAAGACACCACCACCCAAACCAGCCCTGACCACCGTACCCGGGGTCCAACTCACAGACGCTGAGAAAGCGAAGTACGAGGCAGAAATGGCCAAGCTCTACAAAGAGCTGGATGACAAG GACGAAGAGATCAACCAGCAGTCTCAGATGGTGGAGAAGCTGAACGAACAGATTTTGGACCAGGAGGAG CTCCTAGCCTCTACGCAGCAGGGCCATAACACCCTGCAGACGGAGCTGAAGCGACTGCTGGCAGAGAATGAAGCCTCCAAAGAAGAGGTGAAGGAGGTGTTGCAGGCGCTGGAGGAGCTGGCCGTCAACTACGACCAGAAGAGTCAGGAGGTCGAGGACAAAGCGCAGGAGTTCGAGGCCCTCAGCGAGGAGCTGAACCAGAAATCT AACTGCTTGACCTCCATTGACTCCGAACTGCAGAAACTGAAGGAGATGACCAACCACCAGAAGAAGAGGGTCACtgagatgatgtcatcattacTCAAAGACCTGGCTGAGATAGGCATCGCTGTGGGACGCAACGACATTAAG CAACAGGAGAGCACCGGCCTCATCGACGAGGAGTTCACCGTGGCTCGTCTCTACATCAGCAAGATGAAGTCAGAGGTGAAGACGATGGTGAAGCGCAGCAAGCAGCTGGAGAGCTCCCAGGCCGAGAGCAGCCAGAAGATGGAGGGGACCGAGAGGGATCTGACTGCCTGCCAGCTGCGCATCTCCCAG catGAAGCTAAAATCAAGTCCCTGACAGAGAGCCTCCAGAATGTGGAGCAGAAGAAAAGACACCTGGAGGAAAATGTGGACTTTCTCAATACAGAGATAGTGAGAATCAAAGCCCAAG AGAATGTGAACGCCATGGAGATGGAGAATGAGATCCAGTCTGCCAATGAAGTCAAG GAAGCTGTGGAGAAGCAGATCCAGACTCACCGAGAGGCCCATCAGAAACAGATCAGCAGCCTGAGAGACGACCTGGACAGCAAGGAGAAAGTCATCACCGAGCTGCAGGA TCAGAACCAGGAGATCATGCTGGAGCAGGAGAGGCTGAAAGTGGAGCACGACAAGCTCAAGGCTGCCGACCAGGAGAAGAGCCGTCAGCTGCAGGAGCTCAC GGTGATGCAGGACAGGCGGGAGCAAGCCAAACAGGATTTGAAAGGACTGGAGGAGACTGTG GCCCGGGAGCTGCAGACACTCCACAACCTCAGGAGGCTTTTTGTCCAAGACTTGTCTGCCAGACTCAAAAAG AATGCTAAAATGGATTCAGAAGACTCAGACGTCACCGCAGCCCAGAAACAGAAGATTGTCTTCCTGGAGAACAACCTGGAGCAGCTCACCAAAGTCCATAAGCag CTGGTGCGGGACAATGCCGACCTACAAAGTGAGATTCCTAAAATGGAGAAGCGCCTGAGGGCCACTGCTGAGAGGGTGAAAGCCATGGAGGGAGCTCTGAAGGAGGCCAAAGAGAGCGCGGCGCGGGAACGCAAACGCCACCAAGAAGAGGTGGAACGCATTAGAGAAGCCTCCAAGCCCAAGAACATGGGCAGGAGAGCCTCAATAG CCAAGCCCATCAGGCCAGGCCAGCTGCTGGGTGCCTCCCCCTTGCTCTCCGGCAGGTCCAACCTCATTAACAACCAGTCTGCGGGCATATCGGAATGA